A segment of the Schistocerca gregaria isolate iqSchGreg1 unplaced genomic scaffold, iqSchGreg1.2 ptg000665l, whole genome shotgun sequence genome:
GAACTCTATCTTGATGGGCCCTTTAAGCTGTCCTTGTAACGGATTCAGCTTGTTGAAGGCATCTGTCAAAAGTCCATTTCCGCGTTGAATGCAGATGACGCGCACTGAATATTCGTCGTAAAGGCCATTGTACGACATATGCTTATCCTGTTCTATGAGCTTGTGAAACAAAGCAACCCTTTTGAGAAAGGGGATGACGAAAGGCACATGGAGGCTCATAATCGCTTGAGGCTCAGATTCGTCTATCAAATTTTTAGAGTCAATTTCCtcgattgtaaaaactgagtcaggAAGGACACTTTTCATAGCGtggtttctttttttcaaaattcttaTCAGCCTATTAAACGCCTTCATAAATTCAACGAACGAATTTGGAATAGGCATTGATGGGTGATGCTCTACACGAAAGACTAGTATACCCTTTAAGAACAAAACAATATTCCGGAATTGAGTCAAATCGACCAGTTTTTTCATCATCGGATGCTTTTGGCTTTGATAGAGCGACAACACATCCATTTCTTGGTAgggaacagaagaaagaacatgCTCGCAGCATAGGCAAAAAAACGCCAAAACCAGTGCTCGAGAATCAGTCGCGGACAGAGGTACATCTACAAACTTTTGTTGAATGTGAGGCCAAAGACATATGACCGGCTCAGCAAGATCGTTCATAATATGTGAAAGCTTAGAGTGCGTCTGGATGACAAAAAACAGTTTTGCTATGCTTGAAATTTCTGAGCACAGGTGTAGCTCAAGCCCTTCAGAATCAGGCATACGACCAACCTCTTCAACTCTGAGCTGAAGAAAAGCCTTAACCGAGGATTTTAAAGCACCCAAAGTCGATTTTATATCTGCGAATCTTTCAGTTGCCTGATGGTAACTCCAAGTCTCATCTTCTAAATCAATACGAGCGTCTACTTCCTTTATGTATTCGTCAGAAAATTGATGAAACGCCTCAACATAATACGATAATTCTTTGGTAAATCGTTTCCCAGCTTTTAAATCTTGTCCGCTCTTTTGGTAAAACTTTATCGCGTATATCAAAAAGTTAGATACCTGCTTGTAACTGTCGCCGTTAGCTGACAATATAGACCAAGTAGGATTGAATCTTGCTATTTTTAGAAGCATAAGAATACATTCAAATGCGCTGCTAGCAAATCCAGGGAACTCTCGAGAACACAGGTGGTCAACATGCTGCGAAGACAACAGGTTGAACATGAATCGGTTTTGGTCGGCCAGAATAGCAGAATCTTTATGCATGTCCGCACCTAGCTGAAAATAGATATAGATGCGAAAGCATATCATGAATCTTAGGTAATGAATTCGAAGGTAGGTTTCACAATCTTGTTGCCAGGACATGCTTGAAAGTAGCTTTAAACCATTGTGTTTTCGAACCAATCGCAAGCCTATTTTCTTGGCTGACTTGGTGATTGCATCAGATATTTGGACGTTATCTACATGAAAGTACTCCGGATTTGTCAATTTGAAGACGAATTCGAGCAACTGATCAAGAAACGCAACGTCATAAATGTAGGCCAAACTAGACAAAATAAGTCCAGAAAAGTCAGACACTTGAAGTATCCATTGCTCTCGATTCTCGTCATGTAAGGAAAGTTCCAGGTATTTAGGGGATGATAAAACGGGTATCAGATCTTTCAAAATGGTGCAACTGTCAtcaattttctttgtaaagaaaagAAACTCTCGCAATATTTTCATATAACATTCGTTGACGTAATTACTGGTAGATATGGCTGAGAGATTTTCATTTTGGCTGGAAGATGATTCAGCAGCCAATCTGAAAAATACCCAGTTAGAGTAAACAGCTTTTCTGTAGTTAATTATCGATAAAGAAATCCTCCAATGATATTGTACGAGTTTTATTAGGAAAAGCCGTTTTCgctgtttttctctttcttctctagATTTACGGCTATGGTTGACTTAATCGTTGACAAAATAACAAAAGAAGGTTACAATAATTGGGTGGGTATCGATTACAAAAGCGGCAAAAAACGAACAAAATTTGCTTGATAATCCTTTGAAACAAACATTTTCGTGACATTAACGTACTAATAGCGCTTGCTGTGCTCGAATTAGAGTTCTTGAGGCATATTTTCTTCCCGGTAAAAAACATGGGCTATTGAAAATGCTAAACATGCAAGTAAAATTTGTTtacttcaatattttttttattcaccataGCTTACAGATTTACGAATAGCGATTGACCGAATACCAAAGTGACGATTACAATAACTATTTTAAAACtcattttttgatattttttctcCGTTCTTCCCGAGCTTTGATGCCTTTCTGCCGAGCGGCCTGAGCTTCTTCCACTAAGCTTCTCAAATCAGGTGGAATATCAGCCAGCGATGAGTAAGTCAGTCGCTCGAGTGTTCCTTCATCTTTTATCATTTCCTCGACATTTTTGCCAAATTTAAACCAGCCCAGATTGTCAGCAATCAAATGATACTTATTGCAGCCAGGGCATTGTATGATGACGACCCCCTTGGTGTATGAAAGATTGGAAAACTGGCGGGCAGATCTTTTCCCACATATTTTACATGTAAACAAAAGCGTTAAAATTCTGTCTTCTGGCAAGAGGTCGATTTTGCCTATCGTGACATTTTCGCTAGTTTGGGACAGCTCTCTACGCCCAGCCTCCGATATCCATTCTTCCACCGGCTCAACAactttttcaacttttttattGTCATGCAAGCATAGATCAGTATGTAAATCGTTATCACTGTGTGCGCGCTCAGGGTTTTCGATAGGAGCCAATTTACCCCTTACCCTATTGGACGAGCGCTTAGAAGGATGGTGAGTGCCTGGCACGCAATAGCTGCGAGACAGGCATAGTGTTGCGTAGTTAAGTCGGAAATGCAATTTATACAAAAATCGGGTAGGCGTTTGTTTGTGTATAGTATTTTCAGAATTACGTGCGTGTGCAAGTAGACGGCACAAAAGGCCCAAATATTTCGAGCCGGTAATCATGTTGCTTATTATGAGAGATATCAGAACTAAAGTATAAACATGACAGAAAAAGGGGCTTCAGAAGTTAAGACTAGCATTAAATAACGAAGTAAACTGTTACaaggaaaacattaaaaaaagaaagaggttAGTAAATGCTAagaaaattaatttacagtttttatttcaaCTGTCTGCGTCGTATAAATTATGTCTTCTAATCTAGAGTACGCACTGGATTTGATGCGCCGTCTTCCACCGATAAATACGGATGAAAATCTGTATGATTTGTGCGACTTAGTGCCAAAGATTCTAGAAGAACTTTTGAGTAGCGTCGATCAGACTTTGAAGATAGCGCACGACAACAAGCAAGGGAAGGATTTTTTGTTGTGTGATTATAACAGAGATGGCGATTCTTACAGGTAGGTAAATTAGCAAACATTGCTTAATTTTGATAGAATAAACCAAAATTATTCTTCGTTGTTTTTACTCTTTCAGGTTTGAGGTCGTGAGCTAATTGTCTATTTTAcgtaatctgcaacaaaaaccaatTCAAAACATATGTACTATGGTTATCTGTTAGGTCTCCATGGTCGAACGAGTACCAACCGCCATTTCCTGATGGTATCACGCCTAGCCCCGCTCTGAGAGAGCTAGAAATCTGGGCTAATGAGGCGTTTGACATATACCGCGAGCTGTAGGtggcattttatttttctgttacgcTTTCTTAAAttggtagattgacatcttttaGTTATTTTGAAGGAGGTCTTTCTTCTTGCTATCTATGGGATACTACAGATGGTCTCGCTGGTGTAGTTCTTATTAAAAAAAGTAGGTGGGAACAAGATGTTAGAAAAAACTCTTTTTAAGCCAAAATTAACGTTACTGACTTTTTTGATTCAGCCCAAGACCAATCTAAGCAAGGCCAGCCCATGCGAGGCACTTGGGACTCTATTCATGTCGTTGAGATAGCTGATCAAAAAGAGTCGACGGTGTACAAGCTGACATCAACTATCATGCTTTCAATTCAAACCAACACCGAGCAAACTGGTGACGTTTGCTTAGCTGGTAACCTTACGCGCCAAGAAGAAGGTACATTTCCTGTGAAGAATCAGAAGTCTCACATAGCTAACTTTGGGAGGATGATTGAGAATATGGAGAATAAGCTTCGAATGACCACGGAAACTATTTACTTTGGAAAAACCAAAAACATTGTATCGGACCTTCGTACTATTATGTCGGCTTCATCATTGAAGGCGCGTCAGACCGCCATGAAAAATATAA
Coding sequences within it:
- the LOC126318294 gene encoding F-actin-capping protein subunit beta-like, giving the protein MSSNLEYALDLMRRLPPINTDENLYDLCDLVPKILEELLSSVDQTLKIAHDNKQGKDFLLCDYNRDGDSYRSPWSNEYQPPFPDGITPSPALRELEIWANEAFDIYRELYFEGGLSSCYLWDTTDGLAGVVLIKKTQDQSKQGQPMRGTWDSIHVVEIADQKESTVYKLTSTIMLSIQTNTEQTGDVCLAGNLTRQEEGTFPVKNQKSHIANFGRMIENMENKLRMTTETIYFGKTKNIVSDLRTIMSASSLKARQTAMKNISTAISQQQ
- the LOC126318289 gene encoding ubiquitin-protein ligase E3B-like → MFFTGKKICLKNSNSSTASAIINHSRKSREEREKQRKRLFLIKLVQYHWRISLSIINYRKAVYSNWVFFRLAAESSSSQNENLSAISTSNYVNECYMKILREFLFFTKKIDDSCTILKDLIPVLSSPKYLELSLHDENREQWILQVSDFSGLILSSLAYIYDVAFLDQLLEFVFKLTNPEYFHVDNVQISDAITKSAKKIGLRLVRKHNGLKLLSSMSWQQDCETYLRIHYLRFMICFRIYIYFQLGADMHKDSAILADQNRFMFNLLSSQHVDHLCSREFPGFASSAFECILMLLKIARFNPTWSILSANGDSYKQVSNFLIYAIKFYQKSGQDLKAGKRFTKELSYYVEAFHQFSDEYIKEVDARIDLEDETWSYHQATERFADIKSTLGALKSSVKAFLQLRVEEVGRMPDSEGLELHLCSEISSIAKLFFVIQTHSKLSHIMNDLAEPVICLWPHIQQKFVDVPLSATDSRALVLAFFCLCCEHVLSSVPYQEMDVLSLYQSQKHPMMKKLVDLTQFRNIVLFLKGILVFRVEHHPSMPIPNSFVEFMKAFNRLIRILKKRNHAMKSVLPDSVFTIEEIDSKNLIDESEPQAIMSLHVPFVIPFLKRVALFHKLIEQDKHMSYNGLYDEYSVRVICIQRGNGLLTDAFNKLNPLQGQLKGPIKIEFMSEQGVAEPGIDGGGLLREFLSEVTKLAFSPDYGLFLSTPENQLYPNPKSAIYVEDHIRKFTFLGRLIGKCIYEMILLELPLAPFFLSYLLGYPTGIEDLRSLDCELYRGVRKMLDDPNVSDLGLYFVASTALGGVQELVSDGSNVSVTPENRNYFAKRLTKYKLVSSIRDQSDAFLEGLADIIKLEWLQLFSEEELMIVLCGGGRLDVQDLKAYATFGNGFHANHHTIRMLWEVLEEFSDEQQELFLKFTTSVSRPPVLGFATLNPPFCIRKSENTTDFLPTANTCFNMLKLPPYNSKRQLREKLLYAITSGARFELS